CCCGGCGCACCCCTTCCCCTACATCTCGGGCCTGTCCCTGAACCTCGCGGTCGTCGTGCGCAACCCCACGACGGACAAGGAGCACTTCGCCCGCGTCAAGGTGCCGCCGCTGCTGCCGCGGTTCGTCGCCGTCGAGGCCGCCGACGGGGCCGACCCGCGCTCGGCGCGCTTCGTCCCGCTCGAGGACGTCATCGCCGAACACCTCGACCAGCTGTTCCCGGGCATGGAGGTCGTGCAGCACCACACCTTCCGCGTGACCCGCAACGAGGACCTCGAGGTCGAGGAGGACGACGCCGAGAACCTGCTGCAGGCGCTGGAGAAGGAACTGCTGCGCCGCCGCTTCGGCCCCGCCGTCCGCCTCGAGGTCGCCTCCGACATCGCCCCCGAGGTGCGCGAACTGCTGGTGCGCGAACTCGGCGTGCACGAGCAGGAGGTCTACGAACTCCCCGAACCCCTGGACCTGCGCGGGCTCGGCGACATCGCCGACCTGGACCGGCCGGAGCTGAAGTTCCCGAAGTTCGTCGCCCGCACCCACCGCGACCTCACCGACGGCGCCGAGACGGCGAAGCCGTCCGACCTGTTCGCGGCCATCCGCAACCGCGACGTGCTGCTGCACCACCCCTACGACTCGTTCTCCACGAGCGTGCAGGCCTTCCTCGAGCAGGCCGCGGCCGACCCGAAGGTCCTGGCCATCAAGCAGACGCTCTACCGCACCTCGGGCGACTCCCCCATCGTCGACGCCCTCATCGACGCCGCCGAGGCCGGCAAGCAGGTCCTCGCCCTCGTCGAGATCAAGGCCCGGTTCGACGAGCAGGCCAACATCAGCTGGGCGCGCAAGCTCGAACAGGCCGGGGTGCACGTGGTCTACGGCCTCGTGGGGCTGAAGACGCACGCCAAGCTCAGCCTCGTCGTGCGGCAGGAGCAGGGCGGCCTGCGGCGCTACTGCCACGTCGGGACGGGGAACTACAACCCCAAGACGGCGCGCCTGTACGAGGACATGGGGTTGCTGACCGACGACCCGCAGGTCGGCGAGGACCTCACCCGCCTGTTCAACCAGCTCTCCGGCTACGCGCCGAAGACGGCGTACAAGCGGCTGCTCGTCGCCCCGCGCTCGCTGCGGACCGGCCTCATCGACCGGATCGACCGCGAGATCGACAACGCCCGTCAGGGTCTGCCGGCCGGGGTCAAGATCAAGGTGAACTCCATCGTCGACGAGGGGATCATCGACGCGCTCTACCGCGCCTCGGCGGCCGGCGTCCCGGTCGACGTCGTCGTGCGCGGCATCTGCGCCCTCAAGCCGGGGGTCCCCGGTCTGTCCGAGACGATCCGGGTGCGCAGCATCCTCGGCCGCTTCCTCGAGCACAGCCGCATCTTCTGGTTCGCCTCCGCGGGCGAGCCGGTCGTCATGATCGGCAGCGCGGACATGATGCACCGCAACCTCGACCGCCGCGTCGAGGCCGTCGTGCGGCTGTCCGACCCCCGCCACGTCCGGGAGATCTCGCTGCTGCTGGACGACTGCATGGCCGACACCACGAGTTCCTGGCACCTGGGCTCCGACGGGACGTGGACGCGCCACCACCTCGACTCCGAGGGAGAACCCCTGCGCGACCTGCAGGAGCACATCATCGCCACCCGGCCCGGCCGCCGCCCCACCGCACGTCGTCGTCGGTGACTCCGCCCAGGACCGCCACCCGGCCGCCGGCCCCCGACCGGGCCGTGGACCGAGCCGTCGACCGAGCCGTGGACCGAGCCGTGGACGTGGAGGCGGCGGGATGCGTCGTCGTCCGCGCCGGGCAGGCGGGGCCGGAGGTCCTGCTCGTGCACCGGCCCGCGACCGCGACGCGGACCGCGGACTGGTCCTGGCCCAAGGGCAAGCTCGACGCCGGGGAGCACCCCGCCGTCGCCGCCGTCCGCGAGACCGCGGAGGAGACGGGCCTGCGCGTCCACCTCGGCGTCCCGCTGCCCGAGCAGCGCTACCAGGTGCCCGGCGCCGGTCCGGACGGGGTGCACAAGCGCGTGCGCTACTGGCTGGCGCGCGCCGCCGGCCCCGCCGACGAGGACGTGTTCGAGCCGGCCGACGCCGGCGAGATCACCGAGGTCGGCTGGTTCGACCGGGACGCGGCCCGGGACCTGCTGACGTACCCGGCCGACGTGGCGGTCCTCGACGCGGCGCTGCCGACGGACGAGCTCCCGCCGGTGACGTGGCCGCTGGTCGTGCTGCGGCACGCGCGGGCCGTCAAGCGCGTGGACTGGCCCGGTGGCGCCGACGGCGAGGCCTCCAGGCCGT
This genomic interval from Kineococcus endophyticus contains the following:
- a CDS encoding RNA degradosome polyphosphate kinase, with translation MTATTPLPAVTPVEETVDLPEDRFADREVSWLAFNERVLQLAEDPSTHLLERARFLSIFTNNLDEFFMVRVAGLKRRIATGLAVTAASGLEPREVLDAIAVRAHELTERHADVFLRSVRPALAEAGITIVRWDELAQSEQVRLHGFFRDMVFPVLTPLAVDPAHPFPYISGLSLNLAVVVRNPTTDKEHFARVKVPPLLPRFVAVEAADGADPRSARFVPLEDVIAEHLDQLFPGMEVVQHHTFRVTRNEDLEVEEDDAENLLQALEKELLRRRFGPAVRLEVASDIAPEVRELLVRELGVHEQEVYELPEPLDLRGLGDIADLDRPELKFPKFVARTHRDLTDGAETAKPSDLFAAIRNRDVLLHHPYDSFSTSVQAFLEQAAADPKVLAIKQTLYRTSGDSPIVDALIDAAEAGKQVLALVEIKARFDEQANISWARKLEQAGVHVVYGLVGLKTHAKLSLVVRQEQGGLRRYCHVGTGNYNPKTARLYEDMGLLTDDPQVGEDLTRLFNQLSGYAPKTAYKRLLVAPRSLRTGLIDRIDREIDNARQGLPAGVKIKVNSIVDEGIIDALYRASAAGVPVDVVVRGICALKPGVPGLSETIRVRSILGRFLEHSRIFWFASAGEPVVMIGSADMMHRNLDRRVEAVVRLSDPRHVREISLLLDDCMADTTSSWHLGSDGTWTRHHLDSEGEPLRDLQEHIIATRPGRRPTARRRR
- a CDS encoding NUDIX hydrolase → MDRAVDVEAAGCVVVRAGQAGPEVLLVHRPATATRTADWSWPKGKLDAGEHPAVAAVRETAEETGLRVHLGVPLPEQRYQVPGAGPDGVHKRVRYWLARAAGPADEDVFEPADAGEITEVGWFDRDAARDLLTYPADVAVLDAALPTDELPPVTWPLVVLRHARAVKRVDWPGGADGEASRPLLDRGHAQARDLAPLVGCFDVRALLTSPWARCVQTVLPAAELTGLPVQEEPALTEHAFRDDPDGSAAVVSRLLEAARPVVVCSHGPVLPHLQEVLARRTTDPALTARVTAKLDKAALVVAHLTSTGPGTATLVAVERHEF